The following are encoded in a window of Diorhabda sublineata isolate icDioSubl1.1 chromosome 3, icDioSubl1.1, whole genome shotgun sequence genomic DNA:
- the LOC130441886 gene encoding eukaryotic translation initiation factor 3 subunit C, with amino-acid sequence MSRFFAGSDSDSDSSSEEEIIQRPQVPAYTFSDDEEEVKRVVRSAKEKRYEELTNIIKQIRNYKKIKDMSSMLNSFEELQKAYQKAVPVIIKEENGQTPRFFIRCLAEMEDFINEMWEDREGRKNMSKNNSKSLTSMRQKLRKYLKDFEDDLAKFRENPEQPDDEEEEEKPEAAEDSENEAPPKNAFLKAPPKQTVVDDKDESSDSDDWPSDSESSSESSDDDEGKYTSMRERFLKRTGPAHEEDEERERRKEEKRKERKEKGRKLKKEEEEDGEGKWETVNRGFAIPSEKPKMFAKDAEIDLNLVIKKLSEIMAARGKKRTDRREQIELLHELQNVSEQHQLGAAMFIKIKLAIISAIFDYNPKVSDAMKPEYWLKLIERMAEMLGMLLNTNNLIVSETITEENENLEEPPYRIRGCILTSVERLDDEFTKLLKECDPHSNEYVERLKDECKVSNIIDKTMKYLERTNIASELCRIYLRKIEHLYYKFDPRVLQQKSGDNSISKDEVTSVQEMEKLCKFIYAKDSTDRLRTRAILSHIYHHALHDNWFQARDLVLMSHLQETIQHSDPSTQILYNRMMAHLGLCAFRHANIKDAHNCLVDLMMTGKPKELLAQGLLPQRQHERSKEQEKIEKQRQMPFHMHINLELLECVYLVSAMLIEIPYMAAHEFDARRRMISKTFYQQLRSSERQSLVGPPESMREHVVAAAKAMRNGNWLACNNFIINDKMNAKVWDLFYQADQVRSMLTKLIKEESLRTYLFTYSHVYDSISMATLSEMFQLGKPVVHSIISKMIINEELMASLDDPTQTVVMHRSEPSRLQSLALQLADKMNNFVDSNERILETKQGNFFLRGANQGNFRGERQNYRGSNQNWDRQRRDRERREKDNY; translated from the exons ATGAGTAGATTTTTCGCCGGATCCGATTCAGACTCGGATAGTTCATCTGAGGAAGAGATTATTCAACGTCCCCAAGTTCCCGCTTATACT TTCAGtgacgatgaagaagaagtGAAACGAGTAGTTAGATCTGCAAAGGAAAAACGATATGAAGAACTTACCAATATCATTAAACAAATtcgtaattataaaaaaattaaggacATGTCTAGCATGCTTAACA GTTTTGAAGAATTGCAAAAGGCTTATCAAAAAGCAGTACCagtaataataaaagaagaaaatggcCAAACTCCACGATTTTTTATTAGGTGCTTGGCTGAAATGGAGGATTTTATCAATGAAATGTGGGAAGATAGAGAaggaagaaaaaatatgagtaaaaaCAACAG TAAATCTCTCACATCCATGAGGCAGAAGTTAAGAAAGTACTTGAAAGACTTTGAAGATGATTTGGCCAAATTCAGAGAAAATCCAGAACAGCCTGACgatgaagaggaagaagaaaagC CTGAGGCAGCAGAAGATTCTGAAAATGAAGCACCTCCCAAAAATGCGTTTCTCAAAGCTCCACCTAAACAAACTGTTGTTGATGATAAAGATGAATCATCAGATTCGGATGATTGGCCATCAGATTCTGAATCTAGCTCCGAATCATCAGATGATGATGAAGGTAAATACACTAGCATGCGTGAACGATTCTTGAAGAGAACTGGTCCTGCCCATGAAGAAGATGAAGAGAGGGAAAGAAGaaaggaagaaaaaagaaaagagaggaaagaaaaaggaagaaagttgaaaaaagaagaagaggaggaTGGAGAAGGAAAATGGGAGACTGTTAATCGAGGTTTTGCAATTCCGAGT GAGAAGCCAAAAATGTTTGCAAAGGATGCTGAAATCGATTTAAACCTTGTAATTAAGAAATTGAGTGAAATAATGGCTGCTAGAGGTAAAAAGCGTACGGATCGTCGTGAACAAATAGAGCTTTTACACGAATTGCAAAATGTTTCCGAACAACATCAGCTTGGAGCTGCAATGTTCATTAAAATCAAATTGGCCATCATATCCGCAATTTTTGACTACAACCCAAAAGTTTCAGATGCTATGAAACCAGAGTATTGGTTGAAACTAATTGAAAGAATGGCTGAAATGTTGGGAATGCTgttgaatacaaataatttaatagtatCGGAAACTATCACTGAAGAGAATGAAAACTTGGAAGAACCACCATATCGTATAAGAGGTTGTATACTAACTTCAGTAGAAAGATTGGATGACGAGTTCACTAAACTTTTAAAAGAATGCGACCCCCATAGTAACGAATATGTTGAGAGATTGAAAGATGAATGCAAAGTTTCTAACATCATTGATAAAACTATGAAGTATTTAGAAAGAACTAACATAGCATCTGAGTTATGTAGAATATATTTACGTAAAATAGAACATTTGTACTACAAGTTTGACCCTCGAGTTTTGCAACAAAAATCTGGTGATAACAGTATATCTAAAGATGAAGTAACATCAGTACAAGAAATGGAAAAACTCTGCAAATTCATATATGCTAAGGATAGTACAGATCGTCTCAGAACTAGAGCTATTTTGTCACACATTTATCACCATGCTTTACACGACAATTGGTTCCAAGCTAGAGATTTGGTGTTGATGTCTCATTTGCAGGAGACTATTCAACATTCAGATCCCAGCACACAGATTTTATATAATAGGATGATGGCACATTTGGGTTTGTGTGCATTTAGGCATGCAAATATTAAAGATGCTCATAATTGTTTAGTGGACTTGATGATGACAGGAAAACCAAAGGAGTTATTAGCTCAAG gtTTACTTCCTCAGAGACAACATGAACGTAGTAAAGAAcaagagaaaatagaaaagcAACGTCAAATGCCGTTCCACATGCATATAAATCTGGAACTTTTAGAATGCGTTTACCTAGTATCCGCCATGCTGATTGAAATACCCTACATGGCCGCTCATGAATTCGACGCTAGACGTAGAATGATTTCTAAAACGTTTTATCAACAATTGCGTTCATCAGAACGTCAAAGTTTGGTAGGGCCACCAGAAAGCATGAGAGAGCATGTAGTAGCAGCTGCTAAAGCTATGAGAAATGGAAATTGGCTAGCttgtaataatttcatcatcaaCGATAAAATGAACGCTAAAGTTTGGGATTTATTTTATCAAGCAGACCAAGTTAGATCCATGCTtactaaattaataaaagaagaatCTTTGAGAActtatttgtttacttattcTCATGTGTACGATTCTATATCCATGGCGACGTTATCGGAGATGTTCCAATTGGGAAAACCTGTTGTACATTCTATTATAtctaaaatgataataaatgaaGAACTTATG GCATCATTGGACGATCCAACTCAAACTGTTGTGATGCACAGAAGTGAACCATCTCGCTTACAATCTTTAGCTTTACAACTGGCAgacaaaatgaataattttgttgattctAATGAAAGAATATTGGAAACTAAACAAGGCAATTTCTTCTTGCGTGGCGCAAATCAG